AAGTCGATGCCTCCGCCCGAGCTGATCCACGTCTGGAAGCCGTGGTCTTCCAGGTACTGGAGCAGCTCGCGCATGGGCTGGTAGGCGAGCCGCGTATAGGGCACGCCGAGCTTCGGGTGACGCGAGGCTCGCAGGAAGTCGCGGACCTCGGCCTGGAGCTGCTCTCGCGTCAGGTTCGTGTGGGTGACCGCGAGCAGCTCCATCACCTCCCGCTCATCCGCGCCCTTGAGGGAGGCGAAGTCCCCTTCCAGCACGGCCTTGTACGGCTGCCGGTTCCGGAGCGAGGGGTCCTTCGCCGCCAGCTCCTTGACCCGCTCCACCAGGAAGGCCCCCTGCACCACCGGCTGCTCCTGCCAGAGCGTGCCGTCGTTGTCGAAGACGGCGATGCGCTCGTCCTCGGGCACGAAGTCCGGGCTGCCCTCCGTCGTCACGCGGCTGACGAAGCCCAGGATGGCCTGCTTCGCGGGGCCGTCATTCCAGGACGGGAGCGGCTCCCCCCGGCCGGCCTGTGCCCCGGCCGCGGCCGAGAAGCCCAGCACGAGCGCGAGCATGGCGTGGAGGTAGAGCGACTGGCGGCGGAGACAGCAGCAGGGCAGGGACATGGGACACACCTCTCCTCTCCAGGGGCACGGTGGTGTCGCGGCGTGCACTCCACAACAAGAGGGTGCGCGGGAAGGGAGGGACTGCTTCGGATGCCCGGTGTGGACGGGCCGCCGGAGCGCATGGGCCGACGAGCGGCCAGCCTCCGCCCGCGCCGCCCTGCCTCCAGCCAGCCGTGGCTGGCGCGCACCCCGGAGACATCGGCGCCACCTTCATCCCGTGACACCCGCTCACGCGGCACACCAAGGAGGGCGCAATGCCCCTGCATGGACGAGAAGAAGTCCAGGACCACCTCAACGACGACGTCTACGCCTCGCCCGACCTGTCCGTCGCGATGCCCAAGTACCGCATGCCCGAGGACGAGCACAGCGCCGACCACGCCTACGCCGTGGTCCACGACGAGCTCCTGCTGGACGGCAACTCGCGGCAGAACCTGGCCACCTTTTGCCAGACCTGGGCCGAGCCGCAGGTCCACCGGCTGATGGACGAGTGCCTCGACAAGAACATGATCGACAAGGACGAGTACCCGCAGACGGCGGAGATCGAGACCCGCTGCGTGAACATGCTCGCCTACCTGTGGCACGCGCCCGACGCGGCCCACACCGTGGGGACGTCCACCACCGGCTCCAGCGAGGCGGCGATGCTGGGAGGGCTGGCGCTCAAGTGGCGCTGGCGCAAGAAGCGGGAGCTGGAGGGCAAGCCCACCGACAGACCCAACCTCATCTGTGGGCCGGTGCAGATCTGCTGGCACAAGTTCGCGCGCTACTTCGACGTGGAGCTCCGTCAGGTGCCGCTGGCGCCCGGACGGATGGTGATGACGCCGGAGGAGGTGCTGAAGCGCTGCGACGAGAACACCATTGGCGTCGTGCCCACCCTGGGCATCACCTTCAACCTGCTCTATGAGCCGGTGCAGGACATCGCCAACGCGCTGGACGACCTGCAGCGGCGCACCGGACTGGACATCCCCATCCACGTGGACGCGGCGAGCGGCGGCTTCATCGCGCCGTTCATCCACCGGGACGTGGTGTGGGACTTCCGGCTTCCCCGCGTGAAGTCCATCAACACGTCCGGCCACAAGTTCGGGCTGACGCCGCTGGGCTGCGGCTGGGCGGTGTGGCGCGACAAGGAGGACCTGCCCGACGAGCTCGTCTTCCGGGTGGACTACCTTGGCGGCGACATGCCGACGTTCGCGCTGAACTTCTCGCGGCCGGGCGGGCAGATCGTCATCCAGTACTACAACTTCCTCCGACTGGGGAAGGAGGGCTACCGGCGCGTGCAGCAGGCGTGCTCGGACACCGCCTTCGTCATCGCGAAGGCGATAGAGCAGCTCGACTTCTTCGAGGTCATCTACGACGGCAGGGGCGGCGTGCCGGGCGTGTGCTGGAAGCTGAAGGAGGGCGTGGACCCGGGCTTCACGCTCTACGACCTGGCCGACCGCATGCGGGAGCGGGGCTGGCAGGTGCCCGCCTACCCGATGCCCGCGGACATCCAGGACGTCGTCGTCCAGCGCGTGCTGGTGCGCCACGGCGTCAGCCGGGACCTGGCCTCGCTGCTCGTCTCGGACCTGGCCGCCAGCATCGAGCACTTCCGCCGGCACCCGGTGAGCAAGCCCATGACGCGGGAAGAAGCGTCCGGCTACCACCACTGAAGTCCCCTGCCGGCGCACGTCCCGCACGTGCGCCGGCCGCGGGCGCGGCTCACCGCACGATGACCAGGATGTAGGAAGCGATGGTGATGAGCACGGTGCCCAGGGCCGTGGGCACCGCGAAGCCGATGGCGGGGACCGCGCTGTGCGCCTCGTCCTGGGCCACCTTCAGCCCCGCCGTGTTGCAGCGCGCGCCACACACCGCGCCCAGCAGCACGGCGGGGTTCAGCTTGAAGAGGTACAGACCCGCCGCGTAGCCGATGATGGGCGGCAGCAGCCCGACGACGAGCCCGGAGATGATGAGCGGCACCAGCGTCCCGCCCTGGATGGAGCCGGCCACGTCCGGCCCGGAGTTGAGCGCCAGCGCCGCGATGAAGATGGCCAGGCCCAGGTCCTCCAGCAGGGCGCGCGCGGGCTCGGGCACCGGGCCGCCCAGGGACGGGTTGCGGGCGCGCAGGGTGCCGATGATGACGCCC
The sequence above is drawn from the Pyxidicoccus trucidator genome and encodes:
- a CDS encoding HAD family hydrolase — encoded protein: MSLPCCCLRRQSLYLHAMLALVLGFSAAAGAQAGRGEPLPSWNDGPAKQAILGFVSRVTTEGSPDFVPEDERIAVFDNDGTLWQEQPVVQGAFLVERVKELAAKDPSLRNRQPYKAVLEGDFASLKGADEREVMELLAVTHTNLTREQLQAEVRDFLRASRHPKLGVPYTRLAYQPMRELLQYLEDHGFQTWISSGGGIDFMRVFSEELYGIPPERVIGSSVEEKYGTRGGRKELWREPRVDHLNDKEGKPVGIDQHIGRRPLLAAGNVRSGGDIAMLEYSQGREGPSLQLMINHDDARREFSYQEKDEASVKAARANGWTLVSIQRDWKDVFAPAP
- a CDS encoding glutamate decarboxylase, yielding MPLHGREEVQDHLNDDVYASPDLSVAMPKYRMPEDEHSADHAYAVVHDELLLDGNSRQNLATFCQTWAEPQVHRLMDECLDKNMIDKDEYPQTAEIETRCVNMLAYLWHAPDAAHTVGTSTTGSSEAAMLGGLALKWRWRKKRELEGKPTDRPNLICGPVQICWHKFARYFDVELRQVPLAPGRMVMTPEEVLKRCDENTIGVVPTLGITFNLLYEPVQDIANALDDLQRRTGLDIPIHVDAASGGFIAPFIHRDVVWDFRLPRVKSINTSGHKFGLTPLGCGWAVWRDKEDLPDELVFRVDYLGGDMPTFALNFSRPGGQIVIQYYNFLRLGKEGYRRVQQACSDTAFVIAKAIEQLDFFEVIYDGRGGVPGVCWKLKEGVDPGFTLYDLADRMRERGWQVPAYPMPADIQDVVVQRVLVRHGVSRDLASLLVSDLAASIEHFRRHPVSKPMTREEASGYHH